Proteins encoded in a region of the Raphanus sativus cultivar WK10039 chromosome 8, ASM80110v3, whole genome shotgun sequence genome:
- the LOC130498551 gene encoding uncharacterized protein LOC130498551 isoform X2 gives MATATSQGRDPLFVSSKSIRAAEIKIRFADIIVKSSSNKPEAMMKMRREKQRKLLQEEKARMRMRQEARLAVLKVEEEEARSDYLRDDKLFLIDHHVTSAQISKGIRAYHSCIVDMNIVSKVKWLDDTFVVGSIFGLP, from the exons ATGGCGACAGCGACAAGTCAGGGTCGTGATCCGCTGTTCGTGTCATCAAAATCTATTCGCGCAGCAGAAATAAAGATTAGGTTTGCGGATATCATTGTCAAGTCGAGTAGTAACAAGCCTGAGGCAATGATGAAGATGAGAAGAGAGAAGCAGAGGAAGCTTCTTCAAGAAGAAAAAGCAAGAATGAGAATGAGACAAGAGGCAAGGCTTGCGGTGCTGaaggtggaagaagaagaagcaagatcCGATT ATCTGAGGGATGACAAACTGTTCTTGATTGACCACCATGTTACAAGTGCTCAG ATATCCAAAGGAATCAGAGCATATCACTCTTGCATAGTAGACATGAATATCGTAAGCAAGGTAAAATGGCTAGATGATACTTTTGTTGTTGGCTCTATCTTTGGTCTTCCTTGA
- the LOC130498551 gene encoding uncharacterized protein LOC130498551 isoform X3: MATATSQGRDPLFVSSKSIRAAEIKIRFADIIVKSSSNKPEAMMKMRREKQRKLLQEEKARMRMRQEARLAVLKVEEEEARSDYLRDDKLFLIDHHVTSAQISKGIRAYHSCIVDMNIVSKRKFVKGPMI, from the exons ATGGCGACAGCGACAAGTCAGGGTCGTGATCCGCTGTTCGTGTCATCAAAATCTATTCGCGCAGCAGAAATAAAGATTAGGTTTGCGGATATCATTGTCAAGTCGAGTAGTAACAAGCCTGAGGCAATGATGAAGATGAGAAGAGAGAAGCAGAGGAAGCTTCTTCAAGAAGAAAAAGCAAGAATGAGAATGAGACAAGAGGCAAGGCTTGCGGTGCTGaaggtggaagaagaagaagcaagatcCGATT ATCTGAGGGATGACAAACTGTTCTTGATTGACCACCATGTTACAAGTGCTCAG ATATCCAAAGGAATCAGAGCATATCACTCTTGCATAGTAGACATGAATATCGTAAGCAAG AGAAAGTTTGTGAAAGGGCCAATGATATAA
- the LOC130498551 gene encoding uncharacterized protein LOC130498551 isoform X1, whose product MATATSQGRDPLFVSSKSIRAAEIKIRFADIIVKSSSNKPEAMMKMRREKQRKLLQEEKARMRMRQEARLAVLKVEEEEARSDYLRDDKLFLIDHHVTSAQVHIIFCQIGFVLTPFLDQKVLLGMVRPQRGLHEKNCLYTPSLVFFDPFLHS is encoded by the exons ATGGCGACAGCGACAAGTCAGGGTCGTGATCCGCTGTTCGTGTCATCAAAATCTATTCGCGCAGCAGAAATAAAGATTAGGTTTGCGGATATCATTGTCAAGTCGAGTAGTAACAAGCCTGAGGCAATGATGAAGATGAGAAGAGAGAAGCAGAGGAAGCTTCTTCAAGAAGAAAAAGCAAGAATGAGAATGAGACAAGAGGCAAGGCTTGCGGTGCTGaaggtggaagaagaagaagcaagatcCGATT ATCTGAGGGATGACAAACTGTTCTTGATTGACCACCATGTTACAAGTGCTCAGGTACACATAATTTTCTGTCaaattggttttgttttaaCCCCGTTCCTGGATCAGAAAGTTTTGCTTGGAATGGTTAGACCACAAAGAGGGTTACATGAAAAAAACTGTCTTTATACTCCGTCTTTGGTTTTCTTTGACCCTTTCCTTCATTCGTAG